In a single window of the Drosophila albomicans strain 15112-1751.03 chromosome 3, ASM965048v2, whole genome shotgun sequence genome:
- the LOC117569416 gene encoding uncharacterized protein LOC117569416 isoform X5: MNLMFRKNFREGASKSGGGGGKLQSKANRTKRSRDMGLVQQPEEIHYRTHLFFSPNRPGYDVGEERCSALSGIPGTPTTATSFTLPSNPYEVDLPQPLVDRSVSLMRWNSTSGSGSGNFGGGGNAGTTRAEPISLATLDRDCFIIPVHSVDRFLPAGIPLPALNAEGKATSPLSVLEVSDPKLCILVHLMSPLEAIDPVMESPLSHPLLKQRAIAAELLTEVQQANTAVGGMILANMEKSSEFPFISYYLINTMQTDPSNFYSSLRVSSLSKFEPKTLKYTAAHTLDLYSEVAAICRPPLVLPSNEAGSFKKSQTSATGYIISVFKVFEGDDGERFEKNWLYWTGARMLYRYLPRAAGLRRIALHKSTSQKGDKMYLLVCECADLLKDISLAAFLIPALRARLCGYTGLYRPIQTF, from the exons atgaatttaatgttTCGCAAGAATTTCCGCGAGGGCGCCAGCAAATCTGGCGGCGGCGGGGGCAAACTCCAATCGAAGGCGAACCGCACTAAGCGATCCAGAGACATGGGACTCGTCCAGCAGCCGGAGGAGATCCATTATCGCACTCATCTCTTCTTTTCGCCCAATCGGCCTGGCTATGATGTGGGCGAAG AACGATGTAGCGCACTATCGGGCATTCCCGGTACCCCGACCACAGCCACGTCCTTTACACTGCCATCCAATCCATATGAAGTGGACTTGCCACAGCCGCTCGTCGATCGATCCGTCTCTCTAATGCGTTGGAACAGCaccagcggcagcggcagcg GCAACTttggtggcggtggcaacgCTGGAACAACTCGAGCTGAGCCCATTTCATTGGCAACCCTGGACCGAGACTGTTTCATCATTCCAGTGCATAGTGTTGATCGCTTTCTACCAGCTGGCATTCCC cTGCCTGCTCTGAATGCCGAAGGTAAAGCAACCAGTCCGCTAAGTGTGTTGGAAGTCTCAGATCCCAAACTATGTATACTTGTGCATCTTATGAGTCCTCTTGAAGCCATTGATCCCGTTATGGAATCGCCGCTCTCACATCCACTTCTCAAGCAACGCGCCATCGCCGCTGAGCTGCTAACGGAAGTGCAACAGGCCAACACAGCTGTCGGCGGCATGATTCTGGCCAACATGGAGAAAAGCT CCGAATTTCCATTTATCTCGTATTATCTTATTAATACGATGCAAACGGATCCATCGAATTTTTACTCCAGCCTGCGCGTCTCGTCGCTTTCCAAATTCGAGCCCAAAACACTCAA ATACACTGCCGCCCACACGCTGGACCTTTACAGCGAGGTAGCCGCCATTTGCCGACCACCGTTGGTTTTGCCCTCGAATGAGGCTGGCAGCTTTAAGAAATCGCAGACATCGGCCACCGGCTACATTATCAGCGTATTCAAG gTTTTTGAAGGCGACGACGGCGAGCGATTCGAAAAGAATTGGCTTTATTGGACTGGCGCTCGTATGCTGTACAG ATATTTGCCACGTGCTGCGGGCTTGCGACGAATTGCTTTGCACAAAAGTACCTCACAGAAGGGGGACAAAATGTATCTGTTGGTCTGCGAGTGTGCGGACCTATTGAAGGATATATCGTTGGCCGCTTTTTTGATACCCGCACTGCGAGCTCGGCTCTGCGGCTATACAGGACTCTATCGACCAATACAGACTTTCTAG
- the LOC117569416 gene encoding uncharacterized protein LOC117569416 isoform X3 — MNLMFRKNFREGASKSGGGGGKLQSKANRTKRSRDMGLVQQPEEIHYRTHLFFSPNRPGYDVGEERCSALSGIPGTPTTATSFTLPSNPYEVDLPQPLVDRSVSLMRWNSTSGSGSGNSNSNSTNNSLIRLQQPLQSQLGQQQQQQQQQQHQQQHAYFYQQQQQQQTCSATSTLLTAAAAATRQGNFGGGGNAGTTRAEPISLATLDRDCFIIPVHSVDRFLPAGIPLPALNAEGKATSPLSVLEVSDPKLCILVHLMSPLEAIDPVMESPLSHPLLKQRAIAAELLTEVQQANTAVGGMILANMEKSSEFPFISYYLINTMQTDPSNFYSSLRVSSLSKFEPKTLKYTAAHTLDLYSEVAAICRPPLVLPSNEAGSFKKSQTSATGYIISVFKVFEGDDGERFEKNWLYWTGARMLYRYLPRAAGLRRIALHKSTSQKGDKMYLLVCECADLLKDISLAAFLIPALRARLCGYTGLYRPIQTF, encoded by the exons atgaatttaatgttTCGCAAGAATTTCCGCGAGGGCGCCAGCAAATCTGGCGGCGGCGGGGGCAAACTCCAATCGAAGGCGAACCGCACTAAGCGATCCAGAGACATGGGACTCGTCCAGCAGCCGGAGGAGATCCATTATCGCACTCATCTCTTCTTTTCGCCCAATCGGCCTGGCTATGATGTGGGCGAAG AACGATGTAGCGCACTATCGGGCATTCCCGGTACCCCGACCACAGCCACGTCCTTTACACTGCCATCCAATCCATATGAAGTGGACTTGCCACAGCCGCTCGTCGATCGATCCGTCTCTCTAATGCGTTGGAACAGCaccagcggcagcggcagcggtaatagcaacagcaacagcacaaatAACAGCCTCATCCGACTGCAGCAACCATTGCAGTCGCAGcttggccaacagcagcagcagcaacagcagcagcagcatcagcagcaacatgccTACTTctaccagcaacagcagcaacaacaaacgtgCAGTGCGACGAGCACTTTGCTAACAGCTGCCGCAGCGGCAACGCGGCAAG GCAACTttggtggcggtggcaacgCTGGAACAACTCGAGCTGAGCCCATTTCATTGGCAACCCTGGACCGAGACTGTTTCATCATTCCAGTGCATAGTGTTGATCGCTTTCTACCAGCTGGCATTCCC cTGCCTGCTCTGAATGCCGAAGGTAAAGCAACCAGTCCGCTAAGTGTGTTGGAAGTCTCAGATCCCAAACTATGTATACTTGTGCATCTTATGAGTCCTCTTGAAGCCATTGATCCCGTTATGGAATCGCCGCTCTCACATCCACTTCTCAAGCAACGCGCCATCGCCGCTGAGCTGCTAACGGAAGTGCAACAGGCCAACACAGCTGTCGGCGGCATGATTCTGGCCAACATGGAGAAAAGCT CCGAATTTCCATTTATCTCGTATTATCTTATTAATACGATGCAAACGGATCCATCGAATTTTTACTCCAGCCTGCGCGTCTCGTCGCTTTCCAAATTCGAGCCCAAAACACTCAA ATACACTGCCGCCCACACGCTGGACCTTTACAGCGAGGTAGCCGCCATTTGCCGACCACCGTTGGTTTTGCCCTCGAATGAGGCTGGCAGCTTTAAGAAATCGCAGACATCGGCCACCGGCTACATTATCAGCGTATTCAAG gTTTTTGAAGGCGACGACGGCGAGCGATTCGAAAAGAATTGGCTTTATTGGACTGGCGCTCGTATGCTGTACAG ATATTTGCCACGTGCTGCGGGCTTGCGACGAATTGCTTTGCACAAAAGTACCTCACAGAAGGGGGACAAAATGTATCTGTTGGTCTGCGAGTGTGCGGACCTATTGAAGGATATATCGTTGGCCGCTTTTTTGATACCCGCACTGCGAGCTCGGCTCTGCGGCTATACAGGACTCTATCGACCAATACAGACTTTCTAG
- the LOC117569416 gene encoding uncharacterized protein LOC117569416 isoform X8, protein MNLMFRKNFREGASKSGGGGGKLQSKANRTKRSRDMGLVQQPEEIHYRTHLFFSPNRPGYDVGEGNFGGGGNAGTTRAEPISLATLDRDCFIIPVHSVDRFLPAGIPLPALNAEGKATSPLSVLEVSDPKLCILVHLMSPLEAIDPVMESPLSHPLLKQRAIAAELLTEVQQANTAVGGMILANMEKSSEFPFISYYLINTMQTDPSNFYSSLRVSSLSKFEPKTLKYTAAHTLDLYSEVAAICRPPLVLPSNEAGSFKKSQTSATGYIISVFKVFEGDDGERFEKNWLYWTGARMLYRYLPRAAGLRRIALHKSTSQKGDKMYLLVCECADLLKDISLAAFLIPALRARLCGYTGLYRPIQTF, encoded by the exons atgaatttaatgttTCGCAAGAATTTCCGCGAGGGCGCCAGCAAATCTGGCGGCGGCGGGGGCAAACTCCAATCGAAGGCGAACCGCACTAAGCGATCCAGAGACATGGGACTCGTCCAGCAGCCGGAGGAGATCCATTATCGCACTCATCTCTTCTTTTCGCCCAATCGGCCTGGCTATGATGTGGGCGAAG GCAACTttggtggcggtggcaacgCTGGAACAACTCGAGCTGAGCCCATTTCATTGGCAACCCTGGACCGAGACTGTTTCATCATTCCAGTGCATAGTGTTGATCGCTTTCTACCAGCTGGCATTCCC cTGCCTGCTCTGAATGCCGAAGGTAAAGCAACCAGTCCGCTAAGTGTGTTGGAAGTCTCAGATCCCAAACTATGTATACTTGTGCATCTTATGAGTCCTCTTGAAGCCATTGATCCCGTTATGGAATCGCCGCTCTCACATCCACTTCTCAAGCAACGCGCCATCGCCGCTGAGCTGCTAACGGAAGTGCAACAGGCCAACACAGCTGTCGGCGGCATGATTCTGGCCAACATGGAGAAAAGCT CCGAATTTCCATTTATCTCGTATTATCTTATTAATACGATGCAAACGGATCCATCGAATTTTTACTCCAGCCTGCGCGTCTCGTCGCTTTCCAAATTCGAGCCCAAAACACTCAA ATACACTGCCGCCCACACGCTGGACCTTTACAGCGAGGTAGCCGCCATTTGCCGACCACCGTTGGTTTTGCCCTCGAATGAGGCTGGCAGCTTTAAGAAATCGCAGACATCGGCCACCGGCTACATTATCAGCGTATTCAAG gTTTTTGAAGGCGACGACGGCGAGCGATTCGAAAAGAATTGGCTTTATTGGACTGGCGCTCGTATGCTGTACAG ATATTTGCCACGTGCTGCGGGCTTGCGACGAATTGCTTTGCACAAAAGTACCTCACAGAAGGGGGACAAAATGTATCTGTTGGTCTGCGAGTGTGCGGACCTATTGAAGGATATATCGTTGGCCGCTTTTTTGATACCCGCACTGCGAGCTCGGCTCTGCGGCTATACAGGACTCTATCGACCAATACAGACTTTCTAG
- the LOC117569416 gene encoding uncharacterized protein LOC117569416 isoform X1 gives MNLMFRKNFREGASKSGGGGGKLQSKANRTKRSRDMGLVQQPEEIHYRTHLFFSPNRPGYDVGEESIAERCSALSGIPGTPTTATSFTLPSNPYEVDLPQPLVDRSVSLMRWNSTSGSGSGNSNSNSTNNSLIRLQQPLQSQLGQQQQQQQQQQHQQQHAYFYQQQQQQQTCSATSTLLTAAAAATRQGNFGGGGNAGTTRAEPISLATLDRDCFIIPVHSVDRFLPAGIPLPALNAEGKATSPLSVLEVSDPKLCILVHLMSPLEAIDPVMESPLSHPLLKQRAIAAELLTEVQQANTAVGGMILANMEKSSEFPFISYYLINTMQTDPSNFYSSLRVSSLSKFEPKTLKYTAAHTLDLYSEVAAICRPPLVLPSNEAGSFKKSQTSATGYIISVFKVFEGDDGERFEKNWLYWTGARMLYRYLPRAAGLRRIALHKSTSQKGDKMYLLVCECADLLKDISLAAFLIPALRARLCGYTGLYRPIQTF, from the exons atgaatttaatgttTCGCAAGAATTTCCGCGAGGGCGCCAGCAAATCTGGCGGCGGCGGGGGCAAACTCCAATCGAAGGCGAACCGCACTAAGCGATCCAGAGACATGGGACTCGTCCAGCAGCCGGAGGAGATCCATTATCGCACTCATCTCTTCTTTTCGCCCAATCGGCCTGGCTATGATGTGGGCGAAG AATCCATTGCAGAACGATGTAGCGCACTATCGGGCATTCCCGGTACCCCGACCACAGCCACGTCCTTTACACTGCCATCCAATCCATATGAAGTGGACTTGCCACAGCCGCTCGTCGATCGATCCGTCTCTCTAATGCGTTGGAACAGCaccagcggcagcggcagcggtaatagcaacagcaacagcacaaatAACAGCCTCATCCGACTGCAGCAACCATTGCAGTCGCAGcttggccaacagcagcagcagcaacagcagcagcagcatcagcagcaacatgccTACTTctaccagcaacagcagcaacaacaaacgtgCAGTGCGACGAGCACTTTGCTAACAGCTGCCGCAGCGGCAACGCGGCAAG GCAACTttggtggcggtggcaacgCTGGAACAACTCGAGCTGAGCCCATTTCATTGGCAACCCTGGACCGAGACTGTTTCATCATTCCAGTGCATAGTGTTGATCGCTTTCTACCAGCTGGCATTCCC cTGCCTGCTCTGAATGCCGAAGGTAAAGCAACCAGTCCGCTAAGTGTGTTGGAAGTCTCAGATCCCAAACTATGTATACTTGTGCATCTTATGAGTCCTCTTGAAGCCATTGATCCCGTTATGGAATCGCCGCTCTCACATCCACTTCTCAAGCAACGCGCCATCGCCGCTGAGCTGCTAACGGAAGTGCAACAGGCCAACACAGCTGTCGGCGGCATGATTCTGGCCAACATGGAGAAAAGCT CCGAATTTCCATTTATCTCGTATTATCTTATTAATACGATGCAAACGGATCCATCGAATTTTTACTCCAGCCTGCGCGTCTCGTCGCTTTCCAAATTCGAGCCCAAAACACTCAA ATACACTGCCGCCCACACGCTGGACCTTTACAGCGAGGTAGCCGCCATTTGCCGACCACCGTTGGTTTTGCCCTCGAATGAGGCTGGCAGCTTTAAGAAATCGCAGACATCGGCCACCGGCTACATTATCAGCGTATTCAAG gTTTTTGAAGGCGACGACGGCGAGCGATTCGAAAAGAATTGGCTTTATTGGACTGGCGCTCGTATGCTGTACAG ATATTTGCCACGTGCTGCGGGCTTGCGACGAATTGCTTTGCACAAAAGTACCTCACAGAAGGGGGACAAAATGTATCTGTTGGTCTGCGAGTGTGCGGACCTATTGAAGGATATATCGTTGGCCGCTTTTTTGATACCCGCACTGCGAGCTCGGCTCTGCGGCTATACAGGACTCTATCGACCAATACAGACTTTCTAG
- the LOC117569416 gene encoding uncharacterized protein LOC117569416 isoform X4, translating to MNLMFRKNFREGASKSGGGGGKLQSKANRTKRSRDMGLVQQPEEIHYRTHLFFSPNRPGYDVGEESIAERCSALSGIPGTPTTATSFTLPSNPYEVDLPQPLVDRSVSLMRWNSTSGSGSGNFGGGGNAGTTRAEPISLATLDRDCFIIPVHSVDRFLPAGIPLPALNAEGKATSPLSVLEVSDPKLCILVHLMSPLEAIDPVMESPLSHPLLKQRAIAAELLTEVQQANTAVGGMILANMEKSSEFPFISYYLINTMQTDPSNFYSSLRVSSLSKFEPKTLKYTAAHTLDLYSEVAAICRPPLVLPSNEAGSFKKSQTSATGYIISVFKVFEGDDGERFEKNWLYWTGARMLYRYLPRAAGLRRIALHKSTSQKGDKMYLLVCECADLLKDISLAAFLIPALRARLCGYTGLYRPIQTF from the exons atgaatttaatgttTCGCAAGAATTTCCGCGAGGGCGCCAGCAAATCTGGCGGCGGCGGGGGCAAACTCCAATCGAAGGCGAACCGCACTAAGCGATCCAGAGACATGGGACTCGTCCAGCAGCCGGAGGAGATCCATTATCGCACTCATCTCTTCTTTTCGCCCAATCGGCCTGGCTATGATGTGGGCGAAG AATCCATTGCAGAACGATGTAGCGCACTATCGGGCATTCCCGGTACCCCGACCACAGCCACGTCCTTTACACTGCCATCCAATCCATATGAAGTGGACTTGCCACAGCCGCTCGTCGATCGATCCGTCTCTCTAATGCGTTGGAACAGCaccagcggcagcggcagcg GCAACTttggtggcggtggcaacgCTGGAACAACTCGAGCTGAGCCCATTTCATTGGCAACCCTGGACCGAGACTGTTTCATCATTCCAGTGCATAGTGTTGATCGCTTTCTACCAGCTGGCATTCCC cTGCCTGCTCTGAATGCCGAAGGTAAAGCAACCAGTCCGCTAAGTGTGTTGGAAGTCTCAGATCCCAAACTATGTATACTTGTGCATCTTATGAGTCCTCTTGAAGCCATTGATCCCGTTATGGAATCGCCGCTCTCACATCCACTTCTCAAGCAACGCGCCATCGCCGCTGAGCTGCTAACGGAAGTGCAACAGGCCAACACAGCTGTCGGCGGCATGATTCTGGCCAACATGGAGAAAAGCT CCGAATTTCCATTTATCTCGTATTATCTTATTAATACGATGCAAACGGATCCATCGAATTTTTACTCCAGCCTGCGCGTCTCGTCGCTTTCCAAATTCGAGCCCAAAACACTCAA ATACACTGCCGCCCACACGCTGGACCTTTACAGCGAGGTAGCCGCCATTTGCCGACCACCGTTGGTTTTGCCCTCGAATGAGGCTGGCAGCTTTAAGAAATCGCAGACATCGGCCACCGGCTACATTATCAGCGTATTCAAG gTTTTTGAAGGCGACGACGGCGAGCGATTCGAAAAGAATTGGCTTTATTGGACTGGCGCTCGTATGCTGTACAG ATATTTGCCACGTGCTGCGGGCTTGCGACGAATTGCTTTGCACAAAAGTACCTCACAGAAGGGGGACAAAATGTATCTGTTGGTCTGCGAGTGTGCGGACCTATTGAAGGATATATCGTTGGCCGCTTTTTTGATACCCGCACTGCGAGCTCGGCTCTGCGGCTATACAGGACTCTATCGACCAATACAGACTTTCTAG
- the LOC117569416 gene encoding uncharacterized protein LOC117569416 isoform X2, whose translation MYLYNFREGASKSGGGGGKLQSKANRTKRSRDMGLVQQPEEIHYRTHLFFSPNRPGYDVGEESIAERCSALSGIPGTPTTATSFTLPSNPYEVDLPQPLVDRSVSLMRWNSTSGSGSGNSNSNSTNNSLIRLQQPLQSQLGQQQQQQQQQQHQQQHAYFYQQQQQQQTCSATSTLLTAAAAATRQGNFGGGGNAGTTRAEPISLATLDRDCFIIPVHSVDRFLPAGIPLPALNAEGKATSPLSVLEVSDPKLCILVHLMSPLEAIDPVMESPLSHPLLKQRAIAAELLTEVQQANTAVGGMILANMEKSSEFPFISYYLINTMQTDPSNFYSSLRVSSLSKFEPKTLKYTAAHTLDLYSEVAAICRPPLVLPSNEAGSFKKSQTSATGYIISVFKVFEGDDGERFEKNWLYWTGARMLYRYLPRAAGLRRIALHKSTSQKGDKMYLLVCECADLLKDISLAAFLIPALRARLCGYTGLYRPIQTF comes from the exons AATTTCCGCGAGGGCGCCAGCAAATCTGGCGGCGGCGGGGGCAAACTCCAATCGAAGGCGAACCGCACTAAGCGATCCAGAGACATGGGACTCGTCCAGCAGCCGGAGGAGATCCATTATCGCACTCATCTCTTCTTTTCGCCCAATCGGCCTGGCTATGATGTGGGCGAAG AATCCATTGCAGAACGATGTAGCGCACTATCGGGCATTCCCGGTACCCCGACCACAGCCACGTCCTTTACACTGCCATCCAATCCATATGAAGTGGACTTGCCACAGCCGCTCGTCGATCGATCCGTCTCTCTAATGCGTTGGAACAGCaccagcggcagcggcagcggtaatagcaacagcaacagcacaaatAACAGCCTCATCCGACTGCAGCAACCATTGCAGTCGCAGcttggccaacagcagcagcagcaacagcagcagcagcatcagcagcaacatgccTACTTctaccagcaacagcagcaacaacaaacgtgCAGTGCGACGAGCACTTTGCTAACAGCTGCCGCAGCGGCAACGCGGCAAG GCAACTttggtggcggtggcaacgCTGGAACAACTCGAGCTGAGCCCATTTCATTGGCAACCCTGGACCGAGACTGTTTCATCATTCCAGTGCATAGTGTTGATCGCTTTCTACCAGCTGGCATTCCC cTGCCTGCTCTGAATGCCGAAGGTAAAGCAACCAGTCCGCTAAGTGTGTTGGAAGTCTCAGATCCCAAACTATGTATACTTGTGCATCTTATGAGTCCTCTTGAAGCCATTGATCCCGTTATGGAATCGCCGCTCTCACATCCACTTCTCAAGCAACGCGCCATCGCCGCTGAGCTGCTAACGGAAGTGCAACAGGCCAACACAGCTGTCGGCGGCATGATTCTGGCCAACATGGAGAAAAGCT CCGAATTTCCATTTATCTCGTATTATCTTATTAATACGATGCAAACGGATCCATCGAATTTTTACTCCAGCCTGCGCGTCTCGTCGCTTTCCAAATTCGAGCCCAAAACACTCAA ATACACTGCCGCCCACACGCTGGACCTTTACAGCGAGGTAGCCGCCATTTGCCGACCACCGTTGGTTTTGCCCTCGAATGAGGCTGGCAGCTTTAAGAAATCGCAGACATCGGCCACCGGCTACATTATCAGCGTATTCAAG gTTTTTGAAGGCGACGACGGCGAGCGATTCGAAAAGAATTGGCTTTATTGGACTGGCGCTCGTATGCTGTACAG ATATTTGCCACGTGCTGCGGGCTTGCGACGAATTGCTTTGCACAAAAGTACCTCACAGAAGGGGGACAAAATGTATCTGTTGGTCTGCGAGTGTGCGGACCTATTGAAGGATATATCGTTGGCCGCTTTTTTGATACCCGCACTGCGAGCTCGGCTCTGCGGCTATACAGGACTCTATCGACCAATACAGACTTTCTAG
- the LOC117569416 gene encoding uncharacterized protein LOC117569416 isoform X6 gives MRWNSTSGSGSGNSNSNSTNNSLIRLQQPLQSQLGQQQQQQQQQQHQQQHAYFYQQQQQQQTCSATSTLLTAAAAATRQGNFGGGGNAGTTRAEPISLATLDRDCFIIPVHSVDRFLPAGIPLPALNAEGKATSPLSVLEVSDPKLCILVHLMSPLEAIDPVMESPLSHPLLKQRAIAAELLTEVQQANTAVGGMILANMEKSSEFPFISYYLINTMQTDPSNFYSSLRVSSLSKFEPKTLKYTAAHTLDLYSEVAAICRPPLVLPSNEAGSFKKSQTSATGYIISVFKVFEGDDGERFEKNWLYWTGARMLYRYLPRAAGLRRIALHKSTSQKGDKMYLLVCECADLLKDISLAAFLIPALRARLCGYTGLYRPIQTF, from the exons ATGCGTTGGAACAGCaccagcggcagcggcagcggtaatagcaacagcaacagcacaaatAACAGCCTCATCCGACTGCAGCAACCATTGCAGTCGCAGcttggccaacagcagcagcagcaacagcagcagcagcatcagcagcaacatgccTACTTctaccagcaacagcagcaacaacaaacgtgCAGTGCGACGAGCACTTTGCTAACAGCTGCCGCAGCGGCAACGCGGCAAG GCAACTttggtggcggtggcaacgCTGGAACAACTCGAGCTGAGCCCATTTCATTGGCAACCCTGGACCGAGACTGTTTCATCATTCCAGTGCATAGTGTTGATCGCTTTCTACCAGCTGGCATTCCC cTGCCTGCTCTGAATGCCGAAGGTAAAGCAACCAGTCCGCTAAGTGTGTTGGAAGTCTCAGATCCCAAACTATGTATACTTGTGCATCTTATGAGTCCTCTTGAAGCCATTGATCCCGTTATGGAATCGCCGCTCTCACATCCACTTCTCAAGCAACGCGCCATCGCCGCTGAGCTGCTAACGGAAGTGCAACAGGCCAACACAGCTGTCGGCGGCATGATTCTGGCCAACATGGAGAAAAGCT CCGAATTTCCATTTATCTCGTATTATCTTATTAATACGATGCAAACGGATCCATCGAATTTTTACTCCAGCCTGCGCGTCTCGTCGCTTTCCAAATTCGAGCCCAAAACACTCAA ATACACTGCCGCCCACACGCTGGACCTTTACAGCGAGGTAGCCGCCATTTGCCGACCACCGTTGGTTTTGCCCTCGAATGAGGCTGGCAGCTTTAAGAAATCGCAGACATCGGCCACCGGCTACATTATCAGCGTATTCAAG gTTTTTGAAGGCGACGACGGCGAGCGATTCGAAAAGAATTGGCTTTATTGGACTGGCGCTCGTATGCTGTACAG ATATTTGCCACGTGCTGCGGGCTTGCGACGAATTGCTTTGCACAAAAGTACCTCACAGAAGGGGGACAAAATGTATCTGTTGGTCTGCGAGTGTGCGGACCTATTGAAGGATATATCGTTGGCCGCTTTTTTGATACCCGCACTGCGAGCTCGGCTCTGCGGCTATACAGGACTCTATCGACCAATACAGACTTTCTAG